The DNA segment GAGTTGTCTCAAGAACGGTGCCGATTGCGCATTGACCCGCAGTGAAGGGGCGGGGAGGTGTCCGCCACGATCCCTCGGGCAGATGCTCGAAGTAGGGCGGAAGGAATGCGGCTTCAATTTTGACACGGACGGCGCCGGTCGGCATCGCGGGACGTTCGATCTCTCTGACAACGAACTCCTTGATCTCGTCGACCACTCTAACGGCTTTCATGTTGCGCCTCTTCCTAACTACGAGACGGCGCGTTCAGATTCATCCAAACGGTCTTCACTTCGGTGTACTGTTCGTGTGCCTCAAGCCCGTTGTCTCGGCCTCCGAAGCCAGATTGTTTAAAGCCGCCGAAAGGCGTTGCCATATCTCCTTCGGAGTAGCAGTTCACAGAGACCGTACCCGCATTGATCTGACGAGAAAGCCGGTGTGCCTTGCCAACGTCGGTGGTGTAGAGCGAGGCGGTGAGCCCATATTCGGTATCGTTGGCGAGTTCGATGGCATGGTCATCATTCTGCGCTTCGATGATAGTGAGCACCGGGCCAAAGATTTCTTCGCGGTAGATCGTCATCTCAGGCGTTACCCGGTCGAAGACAGTAGCTTCGATAAAGTACCCGTCGCGGTCCAATCTATTTCCGCCGCATGCTAGACGGGCTCCCTCAGACTTGCCCTTATCGAGATATCGCTCGATGCTTTTGCAGTGGTTCTCGCCAATGACAGGACCCAACTGCGTAGTCGGATCGAGCGGGTCGCCCAGTTTCCAGCCCTTGCAGACAGATACGAGCTTCTCGACCAACTCTTCTTTGACTGCTTTGTGGACGATTAAGCGGCTATTCGAGGCGCAGTTCTGTCCCATGTTAGTGAGGATGGAGAACGCCTGCTGCTCTGCGACGAAGTCCAGATTTGGAGCATCGGCTAGCACGACCGCCGGATTCTTTCCGCCCAACTCCAAAACAATCCGCTTAAGATTGGACAGGCGAGAATAATCTAGGAATTTCTTGCCGACTTCCGTCGAACCCGTGAACGAGATGATGCGCACGTCCGGATGTAGCCCTAGCGCTTCTCCAACTGCGCCGGATCCGGTGACAACGTTGAATACGCCCTCGGGTATCCCGGCCTCAAGTGCCAGCTCGGCCATTGCGAGCGCGGTTAGGGTCGTCATTTGGGATGGTTTGAGTACCACGGAATTGCCAGTCGCGAGTGCCGGACCGACTTTCCACCCAGCCATAAGCATTGGGAAGTTCCAGGGCAGAACCAGGCCTACAACCC comes from the Rhizobium sp. NXC24 genome and includes:
- a CDS encoding aldehyde dehydrogenase yields the protein MTNFTRDDAVAVAAALRLPTRPFINGAYRKTTGGKLLESVNPATGKAFAEIEACSISDVDAAVAAAKAAFTSGVWSAKHPAERKAVLLRFADLIRANLVELAVMESLDSGKPITDCLTVDVPATADSIAWHAEAQDKLFSRVSSTDKDTLGLIVREPLGVVGLVLPWNFPMLMAGWKVGPALATGNSVVLKPSQMTTLTALAMAELALEAGIPEGVFNVVTGSGAVGEALGLHPDVRIISFTGSTEVGKKFLDYSRLSNLKRIVLELGGKNPAVVLADAPNLDFVAEQQAFSILTNMGQNCASNSRLIVHKAVKEELVEKLVSVCKGWKLGDPLDPTTQLGPVIGENHCKSIERYLDKGKSEGARLACGGNRLDRDGYFIEATVFDRVTPEMTIYREEIFGPVLTIIEAQNDDHAIELANDTEYGLTASLYTTDVGKAHRLSRQINAGTVSVNCYSEGDMATPFGGFKQSGFGGRDNGLEAHEQYTEVKTVWMNLNAPSRS